The proteins below come from a single Fusobacterium nucleatum genomic window:
- the glmU gene encoding bifunctional UDP-N-acetylglucosamine diphosphorylase/glucosamine-1-phosphate N-acetyltransferase GlmU, with protein MKSIIMAAGKGTRMKSDLPKVVHLAHGKPMIVRIIDALNALDVEENILVLGHKKEKVLEVLGNDISYVVQQEQLGTGHAVKQAIPKIKDYDGDVLIINGDIPLIRKQTLIDFYNLYKSENADAIILSAIFENPFSYGRVIKDGNKVLRIVEEKEANEEQKKVKEINAGVYIFKAQDLLKALEEINNNNEKGEYYITDVIEILSKENKKIISYSLEDSMEIQGVNSKVELALVSKVLRERKNTALMEDGVILIDPATAYIDDEVKIGRDTTIHPNVTLQGNTEIGENSEILSGTRIIDSKIYDNVRIESSVIEESIVENGVTIGPYAHLRPKSHLKENVHIGNFVETKKSTLEKGVKAGHLTYLGDAHVGEKTNIGAGTITCNYDGKNKFKTEIGKDVFIGSDTMLVAPVNIGDNSLIGAGSVITKDVPSDSLSVERSKQIIKEGWKK; from the coding sequence ATGAAGTCAATTATAATGGCTGCTGGAAAAGGGACAAGAATGAAATCTGATTTACCAAAAGTTGTTCATCTAGCACATGGAAAACCTATGATAGTTAGAATCATAGATGCTTTAAATGCTCTTGATGTTGAAGAAAATATTTTAGTACTTGGGCATAAAAAAGAAAAAGTTTTAGAAGTTTTAGGAAATGATATAAGTTATGTTGTTCAACAAGAACAATTAGGAACAGGACATGCAGTTAAACAAGCTATTCCAAAAATAAAAGACTATGATGGAGATGTTTTAATAATCAATGGAGATATCCCTTTAATCAGAAAACAAACTTTAATAGATTTCTATAATCTATATAAAAGTGAAAATGCTGATGCTATTATTTTATCTGCTATTTTTGAAAACCCATTTAGTTATGGTAGAGTAATAAAAGATGGTAATAAAGTTCTAAGAATTGTTGAAGAAAAAGAAGCTAATGAAGAACAAAAGAAAGTTAAAGAAATAAATGCTGGTGTGTATATTTTCAAGGCTCAAGACTTGCTTAAAGCCTTAGAAGAAATTAATAATAACAATGAAAAAGGAGAATACTATATAACTGATGTTATAGAAATATTATCCAAAGAAAATAAAAAGATTATTTCATATTCTCTTGAAGATAGTATGGAAATTCAAGGTGTAAACTCAAAAGTTGAATTAGCCCTTGTTTCAAAAGTTTTAAGAGAAAGAAAAAATACTGCCCTTATGGAAGATGGAGTTATCTTAATAGATCCTGCTACTGCATATATTGATGATGAGGTAAAAATTGGTAGAGATACAACTATCCATCCTAATGTTACTCTACAAGGGAATACAGAAATTGGAGAAAATTCTGAAATATTATCAGGAACTAGAATTATAGATAGCAAAATATATGATAATGTTAGAATTGAAAGCTCTGTTATTGAGGAAAGTATAGTTGAAAATGGGGTAACCATTGGTCCTTATGCTCATTTAAGACCAAAATCTCATTTGAAAGAAAATGTTCACATTGGAAACTTTGTTGAAACTAAAAAATCTACTCTTGAAAAAGGTGTTAAGGCTGGACACTTAACTTATTTAGGTGATGCTCATGTTGGTGAAAAAACTAATATAGGTGCAGGTACTATAACTTGTAACTATGATGGTAAAAATAAATTTAAAACAGAAATTGGTAAAGATGTTTTTATAGGAAGTGACACTATGCTTGTTGCTCCTGTAAATATTGGGGATAATTCCCTTATAGGTGCTGGTTCGGTTATAACAAAAGATGTCCCTAGTGACTCTTTGAGTGTTGAAAGAAGTAAACAAATAATAAAGGAAGGGTGGAAAAAGTAA
- a CDS encoding ribose-phosphate diphosphokinase produces the protein MINFNNVKIFSGNSNLELAKKIAEKAGLQLGKAEIQRFKDGEVYIEIEETVRGRDVFVVQSTSEPVNENLMELLIFVDALKRASAKTINVIIPYYGYARQDRKSKPREPITSKLVANLLTTAGVNRIVTMDLHADQIQGFFDIPVDHMQALPLMARYFKEKGFLGDDVVVVSPDVGGVKRARKLAEKLDCKIAIIDKRRPKPNVAEVMNLIGEVEGKIAIFIDDMIDTAGTITNGADAIAKRGAKEVYACCSHAVFSDPAIERLEKSALKEVVITDSIALPERKRIDKVKILSVDSVFANAIDRITNNQSVSELFN, from the coding sequence ATGATAAATTTTAATAATGTTAAAATTTTCTCTGGAAATTCAAATTTAGAATTAGCAAAAAAAATAGCTGAAAAAGCAGGCTTACAACTTGGAAAAGCAGAAATTCAAAGATTCAAAGATGGAGAAGTCTATATTGAAATTGAAGAAACTGTTAGAGGTAGAGATGTGTTTGTTGTTCAATCTACTTCTGAACCAGTAAATGAGAACCTTATGGAACTTTTAATATTTGTTGATGCCTTAAAAAGAGCCTCAGCTAAAACAATAAATGTTATTATTCCATACTATGGTTATGCTAGACAAGATAGAAAATCTAAACCAAGAGAACCAATCACTTCTAAACTTGTTGCAAATCTACTTACAACAGCAGGTGTAAATAGAATTGTTACTATGGATTTACATGCTGACCAAATTCAAGGTTTCTTTGATATCCCCGTTGACCATATGCAAGCATTACCTCTAATGGCTAGATATTTTAAAGAAAAAGGATTTTTGGGAGATGATGTTGTTGTAGTTTCTCCTGATGTTGGTGGAGTGAAAAGAGCTAGAAAATTAGCTGAAAAATTGGATTGTAAAATAGCAATTATAGATAAAAGAAGACCAAAGCCTAATGTTGCAGAAGTTATGAATTTAATTGGGGAAGTTGAAGGAAAAATTGCTATATTTATAGATGATATGATAGATACTGCAGGAACTATCACAAATGGTGCAGATGCAATAGCTAAAAGAGGTGCAAAAGAAGTATATGCTTGTTGCTCACATGCAGTATTTTCTGATCCTGCAATAGAAAGATTAGAAAAATCTGCTTTAAAAGAAGTAGTAATTACAGATTCAATAGCCTTACCTGAAAGAAAAAGAATAGACAAA
- a CDS encoding J domain-containing protein — protein sequence MEVILIPLLILFFILVAGFGVENTFKILPPLIILGLLIYFLGWIAVKYFWIILPIWFISKLLSNKNKGSSSTYSRTYRKTNGDFFNSSSTNRTTYGRTFNSREEAEEFFRTFFGGGFGQDSTNTGGRTYSGYQRNTYNYYTTDKSKYYTILGVSKNASQDEIRKAYHKLAKEHHPDKFVNSSDSEKKYHENKMKEINDAYENLTK from the coding sequence GTGGAAGTCATATTAATACCTTTACTAATATTATTTTTTATATTAGTAGCAGGTTTTGGAGTTGAAAACACTTTTAAAATACTTCCTCCATTGATTATTTTAGGACTTTTAATTTATTTTTTAGGGTGGATAGCTGTGAAATATTTTTGGATAATTTTACCTATATGGTTTATTAGTAAATTACTTTCAAATAAAAATAAAGGAAGTAGTTCCACATATTCAAGAACATATAGAAAGACTAATGGAGATTTTTTTAACTCTAGTTCAACAAATAGAACAACTTATGGTAGAACATTTAATAGTAGAGAAGAGGCAGAAGAATTTTTTAGAACTTTCTTTGGCGGAGGATTTGGGCAAGATTCAACAAATACTGGTGGTAGAACTTATAGTGGGTATCAAAGAAATACTTACAATTATTATACAACAGATAAAAGTAAATACTACACTATCTTAGGTGTAAGTAAAAACGCAAGTCAAGATGAAATAAGAAAGGCTTATCATAAACTTGCAAAGGAGCATCACCCAGATAAATTTGTTAATTCATCTGATAGTGAAAAGAAATACCATGAAAATAAAATGAAAGAAATAAATGATGCATATGAAAATTTAACAAAATAA